Part of the Quercus robur chromosome 5, dhQueRobu3.1, whole genome shotgun sequence genome, GCTTATTAATAGTAGCTGCCTTAGACATCCCGCCGAGCATTCCTTTTGTCTGTCTGGGTTCCAGAACCATACTCATTGAACGGAGTTGAATTGCTATCGAGGCAATGGAGGAGTATCACAATACAGACAGAGCAAATAAACATGGGTATTGGACCAAAAAACCATAGCAGCAAATTAAGAGCAAAATATAGTGCTCTAAGCCCAAGTGACCAAAGTTCACCTCCCCTTATAACAGACAATTCCACACTACTCGCAGATACATCATTACTTGGGTTGCTTATTAAATAGCTTGCATGGACAAGATGCCTTGCTGACTGAACAAAGCATGAAAAAGCAAGGAGAAAGCAGGTTAGGAGGGTTATGAACTTGATAGCCATGGTGGATTGCCTTGTGTCGCCGTAGATTATATTACTCTCAAAGACAACACTGGCAGAGTTTGCAATCCAAACTCCAATGATAGAGCACAAAGTCAAGGAGATTGTTGCCAAGTAAACTGATGCATTAATGTTGGAAACGATCACAGTTAGAGCAGTGCTAACATTCTTTTCCTTATCCTGCAATATTTCCAAAGGTAAATGAGCAAATCTGCCTAAACAAATTCTGTGAGACCAAAaaggataaaagaaaaggaagtaaTACTTGCCTTCATGATACTTTCAATCCAGGCTCTCTTGTCATTGTTCTCAAACCCCATGAATGTGGTGTGAGGTCTATGAATGTATCTGAAAAGGAGGACCAGGTGGTAAACAAACATGATCAGCAACCCACTAGGGACCAAGACCAAATCAAGGTCCTGCTTTCTGAAGCTGAAACCCATGATTTTCTTTGAGATGTAACCAACAACAAAGATGAGTTTGTGTAGTTTATATGTGAAGGGGTTCCGTTGTCTTCTTGATTAATTTCTTTAAACGCAACTTTGACTTCTGGAGTTGGGCAGCAACAAGAAGCTGGAATTTCCATTTTCACCtatatgtttataaaaaaaaaaaaagtatataaacaacaaaattattatAGTAGTTTAGTCGTTATGAAGTGcatgatattttaaattttaatctgGAATCATGCATgaaacatttataaaaataaatccaaattgTTTTATACAGACCAATAGTTTTGTTCTTCAGTAAACTTATTGACTAATTCATacaccaaataataataataataataataataataataataacatttttcatactAGTTGAATTAACAAATCTTTATTGGTTCTTATTTAGGTCCAacaataatgttaattttttttatcactaacAATCTGTCACATTAATAggtatcaaatttatttttttggggggtactGTCTTAAACTTATTAGCTAGTAGCCTCAATTCATGTACTTGTGATATTGAATATAATATGCAACTTGTGTTGTGAGGCCTACAGTTGAGACCCACAAGGTTAGGCAAGTGGCATGAATATTGATGTGCATTACTGGGTTACTGGTTAGCAGCCTAACAAAGAATGGGCTCACCTCTTACAGTCACCAAATAAATGGTCTCAAGTCTCTACCTCTAAATAGtgtttctagaaaattaatgGGACCTATCCTAGATGAGTtttcaatttctacaaaattgaAGGTCAACATCATTTTTTCCCCTAAAGCAAGGTTAACATCACTTACGTAGCTTGTTAGAAAACAACTCGAACTACTTCCTCACGAATGAAATAAATGCATTAAGTCTTAATTTTGGCTTAAGAAATAGATAATGACGATGACAATAATACCTTCATTAGTCCAGGACCATTTAGTCATTTACAcacttaattgttttttttttttttttacctctaatttttcccttcattttatttgtttaggCAATGAATTTTGAGATTTATATGGACCAATGTTTTTAAAAACGAGATCTAACCTCAGGTACTTTTACCAATATCTGGAGACTATAGAGAGCAATGGTGGATGGGGGAGTACTGATTCCTTTACGTTCAATTGCTTTGGCCTCTTGCTTAAAGCTCAAGCTGAATATAATTTTGTAGATGATTTACACAAAAAATTCAAGTTGGAATTGTATTTGCAGTGAGCCTCTTTGAAATTAATCCATTCATGCCATACACAGACACAAAAAGGCATTAGCATGAGATTATGGTGGCCAAGGCCAATTCTTAGGAGCGACCTACTAATGTTAAATTACCGCTAAAATTAAGACATTGGATGATCATCATTAATCACTGCCACTGGAATCTCCAAAACAATTTAATTGTATTTAGGAGTTCTTATGTAATCCAAATACCTTCAAAGCAATCTTATAGTATTTAAGAGTTCTCATATAATCTAAATACAATAGTACTTAGATTTGAATATTTTTAAGGAagtaaaacaaaacccaaactctTATTATTCTCTTTTTACACTGGGGCGACATGTATCAAAGATATCGTATTGCTGAATATTTTGTTCAAGTCCCACAAGTAGCTGAGGATGCATTGTGATTATGAAGAAAATTATAAGATGACATAATAGGCAATAAGTTCATTGTTACATAttcagcacaaaaaaaaaaagaaaaaagagttcaTTGTTACATAATGAGTTGGCCCAGCTCTCAATGGCGTTATTCTACGTCAATAAACAAATAGTTCatgaattctaaaaaaaaaaaaaaaaaaaaaggttcatgaTTGCAAGACTATTTTAGTGTTTATgacaccttttttatttttattttatgtttctaaAATCTAGCTGTGGTGCACACCCAATGAGCTTGTGTGAATAGAAAATGTTGATAGATCTTCGTCTTCCAAATACTATAGACCTTGGCTTTAAGATTCTTAGCCCCTTGTAAGTGAATCCAATTGCTTCAGTAGTAAAGGTGAATTGGAATCGAGGCAATGGAGGATTATCACAATAACGATAGAACAAACGAACATGGGTATTGGACCAAAAAACCATAGTAGCAAATTAAGAGCAAAATATAGTGCTCTAAGCCCAAGTGACCAAAATTCACCTCCCCTTATAACTGGCAATACCACACTACTCGCAGATACATCATTACTTGGGTTGCTTATTAAATAGCTTGCATTGACGAGATGCCTTGCTGACTGAACAAAGCATGAAAAAGCAAGAAGAAAGCAGGTTAGGAGGCTTATGTACTTGAGAACCATGGTGGATTCACTTGTGTCGCCATAGATTATAGTACTATCAAGGAGGGTATAGGTAGAGTTTGTAATCCAAGCTCCAATGAGAGAGCACAAAGTCAAAGAGATTATTGCCAAGTAAATTGCTGCAGTAATGTTGGAACTGGTCACAGTTAGAGCAGCGCTAACGTTCTTTTTCTTATCCTGCAATTTCCATAAGTAAAAATTAAGCAAATCTGCTTAAAGAAACAAATTCTGTGTAAccaaaaagaatgaaagaaaagggAGTAATCCTTGccttcataatattttcaaccCAAGCTCTCTTCTCATTGTTCTCAGACCCCATGAATGTGGTGTGAGGTCTATAAGTGTATCTGAAAAGGAGGTCTAGGTGGTAAACAAACATGATCAGCAACCCAGTAGGGACCAATACCAAATCAAGGTCCTTCTTTTCAAAACTGAAACCCATGATTTTCTTTGAGAGCTCACTAACGACAAAGAAGAATTTGTGAGGTTTTATATCAATATATGTGAAGGGATTCCGTGGTCTTCTTGATTTGTTTGAACTTAACTTACTTCTCAAGTTGGGCAGCGAAACAATAGCTGGATCTTGAAAATTCCATTTTCATCACCAATATGTTTATTATAGTAATCGTTACGAAGAGCATGACTCTTGCAAATTTTAATCTGGAATCATTATTGGTGTTCACTTTCATTTTTTAacatctataaaaaaatatatattcaaattaacATTAACTGAGGAGACACACCAATTAGTTTTGGTCATAGGtaaacttatcattttttttttttttagagaatgtAAACTTACTAGTTACAAGCCTGACTTTGTACTTGTATTGAATTTAATATGCAACCTGTCTTGCGAGGCCTACAGTTGAGACCCACAAGGTTAGGCATGTGGCGATATTGAGGTGCATtacgctatatatatatatatatatatatatatttagagtttcaatctatggtaTCCATTcctaataataactctttatcatctcATCAGATTAAGATACTAAtaagtttttagtgtaggcggagattgaactttatatatcttattcaaccatcagaaattCTATAAGTTGAGTTAACCACATTAGCTCATGGTTACTAGTTAGCAATCAAATAAAGAATGATTTCAtctaaaaaaagaatcaaatgaaGAATGACCGTATAAaattgatataataataaatatgatttggTGAGCTTAAACTATTTCATAATTGGGCAGAACTTAGGtataatatttaattgttgttttttagGTTCTTCTCTTAAGATTCTGCTAAGTAGATTCTTTTCTCATAgaatgaaagtgtatttttttagttaagtagccacatgacaGAATTTTAAAAGTGGATTTTAATGAACATCACTTAAAGTATTATACCATAAGTTTTGTCATTCATAATTAATGGAAATTTACAAATTCACATtagtttgttaattttaatGAAGTAAAGTTTGTAGTAGCGGTAGAATTAATCTCATCCACCGCACatggttacttttttttttgagaaggtccGCACATGGTTACTTAATAAATGTTCTCAACCTTTAAATTGTGTTTCTATAAAATAATGGGACCTATCTTATATGAGTTtccaatttctaaaaaattgaagGTCAACATCATTTTTTCCCGAAAAGCAAGGTTAACATCAGTTCCATTTTAGAAAACTTGAACCACTACttgagaaaatgaaataaatgagTAGATGATAAGGCATTGAATTTTGACATTTATGTGGACCATAATTGTTCCAATTTCATTTTGGCTTaagaaatagaataaaataatgacgataattgttttcttttttctctctaatttttcccttcattttatttgttttttaaggcATTGAATTTTGAGATTTATGTGGATCATTGTTTTAAAAAGTGAGATGCAAACCTCAGatacttttctcttttttgggtaaactaaGTAACTAACCTCATATATATtcccaattaaaacaaaaacaaaaaaaacctcaGATACTTTTACCAATATATTGTGTGGATGGCACTACTGGTTCCTTCgtaaagaaagatggaaaataaTGATATGCAGTAGGAGTGCTAATTAAAAGTGCAtctaaattagggtttttttttttttttttttctccaattaGTTTATATTATCTTATTTATATACTGTacaatttaaaacttattttttcaaaagtaaaattataCTTTCATACTAACTTAAGaagtaagtttttttattttttatttttatttttaaagatagaaattttattttagtctaatctaagtgtatatgtgtgtgaaactccctcctagagacttgaactccgacTTTTACCTCTCACACCCTAtaagcatttatatttgtagagTAATTATCTTGCCAAGAGTGTGCGGTGATAATAATAAGCTAATTAAAATACACCcttattacattaaaaaaaaaaaaaacttgtgtcaTCCATGACATACTCATAATCAGGTTCTCCGATTGTGTACATATATATTCTAATGACAAAAATTACTAATCGATAATCAATATCCaaaatagggatggcaattaTGCCCCGCCCTGCTTTgacccgccccgccccgccccaccccGCACGGGTTTTCCTTGCCCCGCAAAGGTGGTAGGGCAGGGATGGGGCAATATTTTGTCCCCGCACCCCGGGGTGGGGTggggatgggtttagtattTTTATCCTCGTCCTGCCTTGTCCCCGCCCCGCACTAATAAGGactataattgtaaatttagtaAACCCTAAATCACTAATATTTAAAGTGAAACACAAGACattagataaaatattttttattctaaaccTACTGCTATTGCCGCTTAATCTTCTCCCTTCTCTATAGCCTATACACGTTTTTCAATTTTAAGCCAAACTCCACTCCAAGTCTCCAAGTCCAAGACGttgctttttactttttaggttCATCTcattccttttgttttagtcTTTcttaaatctgtttttttttttagtttgaattttggttctttttttctatctaaaattagtatttttgttTGTAGCTTTTAAAGGAGTAcagttgaaaggaaaaaaaaaggctggTCACTTACTCACTTAGTGCTTCCAATAGGCAGTAGGTATGTTTCTTATCATGTTCcaaatgtttcaatttttttcttgttttttttttttttttttgcacattgTTTCATGTTTTTCAAACAAATGACTATAATATATTTGTCTTTTAGTGTTGTTGATATATTCGGCCCTATAGTTGGTTTATTTAAATGCTtggattttaaaacattttgttttgttgtgatttatattattgtagcaaaaactttatttatatataaaaaattgtattagaggcggggcggggcgggtcCCCGCGGGGccccaaggggcggggatggggcaaggtAGTATGCCCCGCACcccggggcggggcggggatggggaaGGGCAACAACCATGCGGTGCGGGGATGAAGATCCTATCCTCTGGCCCTGCCCTGCCctattgccatccctaatcCAAAATATAAATCTCGGCCGTTTCGAAGTTCAATTAATTGGATTAAATTTTGTCCTCGTGCCATTTTGTGACTTGAtttaaaacacataaaaaataaaaaagaactgaTGATTTTGGCCCGGTGTGTTTAGTTAACCCAATTCCCACAACAAATGCCCATTCATGTAGACGTACAATTGCATTGACCTCTTGCTTAAAGCTCAAGCTGAATATAATTATGTACACATAAAACTCAACCTAGACCTGTTTTTGCAAGGAGGCTCTTTGAAATTTATTCGTTTATGCATGCCCTCCTATTTGTGGTCATTAGAAAGTATAATTGCCCCTAACCAGACCGGAAGTAGTTGTACAGAGACACAaagcaaaaaagtaaaacattttgGGCGACTTGTATAGTTGTATTGTATGGTATCAAAgttactgtaaggttgaattttatcaaccatcttgttggctttattccgtgtcaaatttgcttatattttagcaattagtaaccctatatttaggtgggaatcatgtaagggtagtgtgtgagaaagtgtgaagaaatgctcaagattgtgcaaagaagcagagactcgtgactggatctcaCGGGTGGCTTGcgacttgcaagccgccaaaagttgcacacgtgccaagcatgccataAGTTGAAGcatcatgccagctggagcattacaggacaaaaagtacagACTGGCCGTTTAGTTACCTTGTGGCTGGAACTCGTggctcagtcaagtcgcgaggccaagccgccagccagctctgttttggaaaaaactgactcttcgcattccaaacacacacaagtataaataccccttatacccacgaaatgtagagagcttccagagagaatattgagagagaaaccctagagaaaaacaagattgactcatccccaatcttcacatagagactcttcaaattcctctactctcaccctctccattgttacatccttgagaggtacattaccaaaacattttctcaccatacccatatctgtgagaaggctgtttggtgctttgggaagcaattaagaagggaccaatttcatattggttgatgctatggtcagtagcagaatccggtaagctaaagaagaaataggttcggcgtaacctcgttggggTAGGAgattggagggcttaggtatattgggtagattaggtttggagggtcttctgctgttcatgtatcccaactacattctttagtggattatttactgcttggagggcggcggagaagttttatgccgagggcttcggtttcctcttcaataacatatcatgtgttgtccttgtgtttgcatctctctttctttaatctttgccatttaatttctgctgtaaatgtgattttatttggtctaAGATTGTTTATCATTTCTGTTATATgcttatattcatattccgcacattaattgtttgataataaccttgaattggtaatttgtaaattgggggtctaaacgtttaaggtgttttatacacttattgaacatTCAGTTACTATATAGCTGAAATATTGTGCGAGTCCCACGTGTAGCTGAAGATGCATTCTGCATAcgaacaaatgaataagatGGCTAGCATATTTGATAAGGAATAAGTTCAATGTTACATTATGTATGAGTGGACCCAGCTCTCGAATCTCCATTGCTATATTCTAGGCCAATAAACAAATAGTTTATGATTGCAAGACCATTTATGaccccctttaaaaaaaaaaattattattattattatatttctaaaatCTAGCTGTGGTTCACACTCAATGAGCTTGCGTGAATGGAAAATGTTGATGGATCTTCCAATTACTATACATCTTGGTTTCAAGATTCTTAGCCCCTTGTAAGTGAATCCAATTGCTTCAGTAAATGTGCATTAATTGGTCTAGAAACTCAAATAGAAGTACGTAGAAATGGATCCATACATGAAATTCAAGCTGGAGCTGTAATTGCATGGATTCCCTTTGAAATTGATCCGTTAATGGCCTCCATGACCATGAGTTAGTAGGCTACTTTTTGGGGTACATAAGATTAGAAAAGTGTTACTCATTGAAGTCTAAAGAGCAACTTCAAGGGCTAATACTTTATAAGGTATCCCTTAATTAGTCTGATCACCTGCTGTATGTGCAAGTTAGAATTAAGCTTAtgtaggaaaataaaataagttgtcTAATAGTAAATCTACATGAAAAAGCTTGAAAAGATGCTAGCTTTGACATGAcacttgaaaaagaagaagaaggtgctAGTAAGAACAAAAGAGGACGCGAGATGTACATGGAAAACCCTAGAGAAGGGATAAAAAACCACGATTTGAGAATGGAATGTTCTTGCTCTGCTCAGATTGTATTATGTATGAAAAGAGGTcactcttatacaataaagGTGTTCTTGCTTCCTACCATCTCAACTTTCTACTCTCTTCTCTAAAATACCTCCTTGGATTCTTGCCCTAAAAATACAACTGCATGTTCCTCTTATAATCTGAGGAATATGGCTGAGTACAAAGACCGGTGTCAAGTcatcatttctttattttggacCTTTTCACAGCTATAATGTTATCTGTTGACTAGAGGATAGGAATTGCGCCAACATGGCACTGGGACCTGTGCGTAGGTGACTTTGCCACTGCTCAGTGAACAACCCTTGGAAATTGAGAAGGACATCAAGAGTACTGTGAATGATACATGTGTCTTTGAAGTGGTCCAACATGCACTCAACCAATAAGGGGTATCTTCATAGCTACTGACCTTAGAAAGTCACTATCTCCCTTTTTGTGAGTACTTGAGTAACATGCCAGGTGCATATCTTACTTCCTTCCCAAGGCAGTCACGCCTTTAGCATGGACTAAGAACAAGATCCCTTAGCCAATGCTTCCTCTTCCTTTGCTCACAGCTGTTCCACGTGTAAGGTCCAGATTCAACCACATATGTATTCTCCCATGCCTTAGTGGTGTTATGTACacctacaaaatagataaaatattaCATCCTTAATTAAAGCAAGGGATGAGCAAAACTAGTCCATCTATTTATGAAATTCTTTAATTATTCCATGGCTGCTTCTAATTTGTCTAGTGGTGAAACCAGTAATCAAGAAAAGCATTTCCATTTCTaatgggttccaattagctcaactggtaaagtctttgatggttgtgTGCGAGACCGAAAACTTTCGGGGGCTCccaaaaagagatttgggtgcttagggcacctctcttttgggGTAATTGTGTGGAGTCatcacttatttttattttttttttatgaaaatataagaaaaaataaaatacaatttacatgtccaaaaatacctcaaattcattaataactttacaaggccttggttctaaaTACAATCTTtgtaaaaattacaaagttttgatcctagttacaatctaccaaaacaaaagataaaacacTAGTCTACTATCCAAAAACCTAAGTTCGGGGGTTAGGTTacagaatgggaaggtgttaggcacccattccgcccaAAAAAAGTCTAGTCTTCTAGACTTTAAATGACCATTAAATACCCATATTCAAAGTATGAAAGGTTATGCAACAGATGCTATGTCAAATCCTAAATCTAGGGTTAAACTTTTAGTCAAGAACCTTAGATCTGCCATTTTATTTAGTGTGAAAATTTTTGATGAGAAtagttaataaaaaattcaatttggagtttccataaaagaaaagaatggatttaaaataaaaattcagatttgattgagatttttttttaatgtggaaaaaaacagatttttattttgaaaacaaaattttttttattgaaagatgcagatctgattttgattaaaaaaaaacagtaagatttttatttaaaaaaaaatgcaaatcagatttttttatttaaaacagACCagatttatatttgaaaaaatgcaGATcagatttttttactaaaaatagacaagatttttatttggaaaaaatgtagatcagatttttttattaaaaacagagcagatttttattttaaaaaaaatgcagatctggtttattttattttattttttaaattaaaaaaaacatggcagatttttatttggaaaaaaatgtagatagattttattaaaaaacatggcagatttttatttggaaaaaaatgtagatagattttattaaaaaacatggcagatttttatttggaaaaaatgcaaataagattttattaagaaaacatGGCAAATTTTTATTCGGAAAAATGTAGATCTAAAATTCTAAGGCAAGATTCAACCCTAGATCTAGACATGTTCATCCATTAATCATGTGAAAACTTTTGAAAGCAAAAGAGAACATGTGATAACTGTAAGtactcaaaaaataaaggcCCAAGCCCACTAAGAATGGTGGTACCTTGTCCTTCAAACCAAGCCCAAACAATAGATTTCTTTAGAGAGtgggaaaatatttcaagtgCAATTCTAAACAAGGTTCAAGTCTAAGACCGAAGAGCCCAGGATAACAAAAAGGAAT contains:
- the LOC126726049 gene encoding uncharacterized protein LOC126726049, which gives rise to MGFSFRKQDLDLVLVPSGLLIMFVYHLVLLFRYIHRPHTTFMGFENNDKRAWIESIMKDKEKNVSTALTVIVSNINASVYLATISLTLCSIIGVWIANSASVVFESNIIYGDTRQSTMAIKFITLLTCFLLAFSCFVQSARHLVHASYLISNPSNDVSASSVELSVIRGGELWSLGLRALYFALNLLLWFFGPIPMFICSVCIVILLHCLDSNSTPFNEYGSGTQTDKRNARRDV
- the LOC126726050 gene encoding uncharacterized protein LOC126726050, with product MGFSFEKKDLDLVLVPTGLLIMFVYHLDLLFRYTYRPHTTFMGSENNEKRAWVENIMKDKKKNVSAALTVTSSNITAAIYLAIISLTLCSLIGAWITNSTYTLLDSTIIYGDTSESTMVLKYISLLTCFLLAFSCFVQSARHLVNASYLISNPSNDVSASSVVLPVIRGGEFWSLGLRALYFALNLLLWFFGPIPMFVCSIVIVIILHCLDSNSPLLLKQLDSLTRG